From the Lathyrus oleraceus cultivar Zhongwan6 chromosome 4, CAAS_Psat_ZW6_1.0, whole genome shotgun sequence genome, one window contains:
- the LOC127135936 gene encoding uncharacterized protein LOC127135936 codes for MAGEQHSDHSRPLVNYNMDDGPPSHEADVRDGHPSTPSPEPQNNGDASHAHNLGAETFHPIPVPVEGDAVMIAMVNALNQAGSMLHQQHERITALEAERQEARPQPVSRIQQRSEPTKKRGRRSPEPYASRARARRDGGRARTSPRRGHSPDNNELSPLRSDEEDLHCPLSRAIMEAPLPKGMEKPPNLAVYDGTTDPDDHVDNVNAMLDYRNDITGHLKCRLFSTTLRKGAMAWYKSLAPESITSWRVMRSMFTRHFTASRRHPKTEATLEAIVQKKNETLRSYIERFNQEAVEVDTTEHMKKYLLERGLLPGSELSRAVGIEPPRTLNELLHKAQAYIRYEEKQVAHNARSGRNAGETEHSKREDTSISRRNGDKQREERPRELREGRGPAGRYSEYTLLTAPRERILAECINSEFKQGRVRFPKPSAPKPHTDKSKYCRFHRSHGHVTEDCVHLKDAIEILIQEGHLKQYTRKNEAPRHDEPEKKRPRENTPPDNSPYQVALCVSRPEDFFLPEPLPEGKITALSPWEDFPTTLVISGGGTNGESAALSVKRKFDELLLTAPEQKATLTKYRGKSNPISFFLEELPGGSPNSAIPLLIRAKMARFDVRRILVDEGSSVDIMYVHLFKTLKLDKTNLAPYVGSDLQGFNGATTRPWGYVELLVTFGEQETAREVKIQFLVVDCPSLYNCIFGRPTLAELTAVPSTVHLKMKYYTKLGRVVTIHGDIEAARRCYDAAVKGQAVVSTKSNCNNKKLKTEDPARGVNAIDLDCRIGLDETEEGRFPKERSLEHPVRPIPDGEFELIPLGDDPERTVKIGKGLPEETREELVACLKENSDLFAWNAAEMPGLDPEIACHKLAVDRAAKPIAQRRRKQSPEKAEAAERAVKDLLEANFISEAQYTTWLSNVVLVKKNNGKWRMCVDYTDLNRACPKDAFPLPNIDSLVDNSAGFKLLSFMDAYSGYNQIPMSPADKKHTAFMTPTGNYYYNVMPFGLKNAGATYQRMMNKVFKDEIGDMLEVYMDDMIVKSHEEITHARHLTKVFAQARQCKMRFNPEKCTFGVRAGKFLGFYLTERGIEANPDKCQAFSEFPTPKTKKSIQSLNGVLASLSRFIAKSAQHALPFFRLLRKEATFDWTDECEQALLHLKKVLSQPPVLSRPSEKETLYLYLSVATEAVSAVLIRETDEGQKPIYFTSKALQGPELRYQQIEKVALALINTARRLRYYFLAHTIKVRTDQPIKQLLGRPDMAGRMLKWSLELSEFDIQYENRKALKAQALADFVAEMTHCPTPAESAHKWTIFVDGASSTSGSGAGIILENEEGILIEVSLALAFPTSNNQAEYEAFLAGLRLAEDLGAKEVKISTDSQLVASQVRGEYQTKNDNLLEYLSLVKEKLDRFEKWEVQHIPREHNTRADVLSKLASTRKKGGNKSVIQEILPRPSINKLPPPLEVNAIGDAHCWMTPIYNYLTRDELPADPKEATTVKRRACSLGEAKRAWVEELHSVLWAYRTTPHSTTGETPFRLTYGTEAVIPVEIRTPTRRTEEPLDEEMNDETLRAELDLVDEIRSEAALRETTLKQKIALRHDAKVIKREFQVGTLVLRRNQKNPREGKLAANWEGPYRVRDKTSNGAYYLENLQGEQLARPWNAEKLRQYYS; via the exons ATGGCCGGAGAACAACATAGCGATCACAGCCGTCCCCTCGTCAACTACAACATGGACGACGGCCCGCCATCCCATGAAGCGGACGTTCGGGACGGTCATCCATCCACCCCGTCTCCAGAGCCCCAAAACAACGGAGATGCCTCTCACGCCCACAATTTAGGGGCAGAGACATTTCATCCCATTCCCGTTCCCGTTGAAGGAGACGCCGTAATGATTGCCATGGTGAATGCCCTCAATCAGGCCGGTTCTATGCTCCACCAGCAGCACGAACGAATCACGGCCCTCGAAGCCGAACGACAAGAAGCCCGGCCCCAGCCGGTGAGTAGGATACAACAGCGTTCGGAGCCAACGAAGAAGCGAGGACGTCGCTCTCCCGAACCCTACGCCAGCAGGGCACGCGCCCGTCGTGACGGTGGTCGAGCGAGAACATCACCAAGGCGCGGGCACAGCCCCGACAACAACGAACTGTCTCCCTTAAGGAGCGATGAGGAAGATTTGCATTGCCCCCTATCTCGGGCAATAATGGAGGCCCCGCTCCCCAAAGGCATGGAGAAACCGCCTAACCTAGCTGTGTACGACGGGACTACAGATCCCGACGATCACGTCGACAACGTCAACGCGATGCTCGACTACCGCAATGATATAACCGGGCACCTCAAATGCCGACTGTTCTCAACGACCCTCAGGAAAGGGGCCATGGCCTGGTACAAAAGCTTGGCCCCTGAGTCCATTACGTCATGGAGAGTCATGAGGTCCATGTTCACCCGGCACTTTACAGCTTCCCGTCGTCACCCCAAGACTGAGGCGACCCTTGAAGCCATAGtgcagaagaagaatgaaacACTGCGCTCATACATCGAGCGATTCAACCAGGAAGCTGTCGAGGTAGATACCACCGAGCACATGAAGAAGTATCTCCTCGAGAGAGGTCTCTTACCCGGCAGTGAACTTAGCAGAGCCGTAGGGATCGAGCCTCCCCGCACCTTAAACGAGCTCCTGCATAAAGCCCAGGCCTACATCAGATACGAGGAAAAGCAGGTGGCACACAATGCCCGCAGCGGACGTAACGCTGGGGAGACCGAGCACTCAAAACGCGAGGACACGAGCATTTCCCGTCGCAACGGAGACAAACAAAGAGAAGAAAGACCTCGCGAGCTCCGGGAAGGAAGAGGCCCCGCGGGCAGATATAGCGAGTACACCTTACTGACAGCTCCTCGAGAGCGTATCCTCGCAGAATGTATCAACTCTGAATTTAAGCAGGGCAGGGTTAGGTTCCCAAAACCGTCTGCACCAAAGCCCCACACCGACAAATCAAAGTACTGCCGGTTCCACAGAAGTCACGGGCACGTGACCGAAGACTGCGTCCACCTGAAAGATGCGATTGAAATTTTAATCCAAGAAGGGCACCTGAAGCAGTACACGAGGAAGAACGAAGCTCCCAGACACGACGAGCCAGAGAAGAAGAGACCCCGGGAAAACACACCCCCTGACAACTCTCCCTATCAAGTGGCCCTCTGCGTGTCACGACCGGAAGATTTCTTCCTCCCCGAACCATTACCCGAGGGCAAGATCACTGCACTCAGCCCCTGGGAAGACTTCCCTACCACACTGGTGATATCAGGAGGAGGAACTAACGGGGAATCCGCGGCCCTCTCCGTCAAACGTAAGTTCGACGAACTCCTACTGACTGCCCCCGAGCAGAAAGCGACATTGACAAAATACCGGGGAAAATCCAACCCAATATCCTTCTTCCTGGAGGAACTCCCGGGCGGATCCCCGAACTCGGCCATCCCACTATTGATAAGAGCAAAGATGGCCCGATTCGACGTACGACGCATCCTGGTCGACGAAGGCAGCTCAGTGGATATCATGTACGTCCACCTCTTCAAGACTCTGAAGCTAGACAAGACCAACTTAGCCCCCTACGTCGGATCAGATCTCCAAGGATTCAACGGAGCAACAACCAGACCGTGGGGATATGTTGAGCTCCTCGTCACCTTCGGCGAACAAGAAACGGCCAGGGAAGTCAAAATCCAATTCCTGGTCGTAGACTGTCCGTCTCTCTACAATTGCATCTTTGGACGCCCGACACTGGCCGAACTCACTGCGGTCCCATCCACCGTCCACCTGAAGATGAAATACTACACCAAATTGGGACGTGTGGTCACCATCCATGGTGACATCGAAGCAGCCCGACGATGCTACGACGCCGCAGTAAAAGGACAGGCCGTAGTCAGCACGAAGAGCAACTGCAACAACAAAAAACTCAAGACCGAGGATCCTGCCCGAGGAGTCAACGCCATCGACCTCGACTGTCGCATCGGGCTGGACGAGACCGAAGAGGGGAGGTTCCCCAAGGAACGCTCTCTCGAACACCCGGTCCGACCAATCCCCGACGGGGAGTTCGAACTCATTCCTCTTGGGGACGATCCGGAAAGGACGGTGAAGATAGGTAAGGGACTACCCGAGGAAACAAGAGAAGAGCTAGTAGCATGCCTCAAAGAGAACTCCGACCTCTTCGCGTGGAATGCCGCAGAAATGCCCGGGCTGGACCCCGAGATCGCGTGTCATAAGCTAGCTGTAGACCGGGCAGCCAAGCCCATAGCACAGCGTAGACGCAAGCAATCGCCCGAAAAGGCAGAGGCTGCCGAGCGAGCTGTAAAAGACCTCTTAGAGGCAAATTTTATTTCTGAAGCCCAGTACACAACCTGGCTCTCTAATGTAGTCCTCgttaagaaaaataatggaaaatggcgTATGTGTGTGGATTATACTGATCTTAATAGGGCTTGCCCGAAAGATGCTTTCCCCCTCCCTAATATAGACTCGCTCGTTGACAACTCTGCAGGTTTTAAACTCTTGTCCTTCATGGACGCATATAGTGGATACAACCAGATCCCTATGTCGCCCGCAGACAAGAAACACACAGCGTTCATGACCCCAACGGGCAATTACTATTACAACGTGATGCCGTTTGGGCTCAAGAACGCTGGCGCTACATACCAACGCATGATGAACAAAGTCTTCAAGGACGAAATAGGGGACATGCTCGAAGTATACATGGACGACATGATCGTCAAATCACACGAGGAGATAACCCATGCTCGACACCTTACGAAGGTATTCGCGCAGGCGAGACAGTGTAAAATGAGGTTCAACCCCGAGAAATGCACGTTCGGAGTCCGGGCAGGCAAGTTCCTCGGTTTCTACCTCACCGAAAGAGGGATCGAGGCCAACCCCGACAAATGCCAGGCATTCTCGGAGTTTCCGACCCCGAAAACCAAAAAATCGATCCAGTCACTCAATGGAGTGCTCGCCTCACTCTCCCGTTTCATCGCCAAGTCCGCCCAGCACGCGTTGCCGTTCTTCAGACTCCTTCGCAAAGAGGCTACCTTCGACTGGACCGATGAATGCGAGCAAGCGCTACTCCATCTAAAGAAGGTTCTGTCCCAACCCCCGGTCTTATCACGGCCATCAGAAAAGGAAACCCTATACTTATACCTATCCGTGGCGACCGAGGCCGTCAGCGCCGTTCTAATAAGAGAAACCGACGAAGGACAAAAACCCATCTATTTTACGAGTAAAGCACTCCAAGGTCCCGAGCTCCGATATCAGCAAATCGAAAAGGTCGCCCTGGCCCTCATCAACACAGCAAGGAGACTACGATATTACTTCCTCGCACACACGATAAAGGTGAGGACCGACCAGCCAATCAAACAGCTGCTCGGGCGCCCGGATATGGCCGGGAGGATGCTCAAGTGGTCCCTAGAACTCTCCGAATTCGACATACAATACGAAAATAGAAAAGCCTTGAAAGCTCAGGCACTGGCCGACTTCGTCGCGGAGATGACCCACTGCCCGACTCCAGCAGAAAGCGCCCACAAATGGACGATCTTCGTCGATGGCGCCTCTAGCACATCAGGCAGCGGGGCCGGGATCATCCTCGAAAATGAAGAAGGGATCCTGATAGAGGTATCATTAGCGCTAGCGTTCCCAACATCAAACAAccaagccgaatacgaagccttCCTCGCAGGCCTGAGGTTAGCCGAGGACCTAGGAGCAAAAGAGGTAAAAATATCCACCGACTCCCAGCTCGTGGCCTCACAAGTGCGAGGAGAATACCAAACCAAGAACGACAACCTCCTCGAGTACTTGTCCCTCGTCAAAGAAAAACTTGATAGATTTGAAAAATGGGAAGTTCAACACATACCCCGCGAGCACAACACACGGGCAGACGTTCTCTCCAAACTAGCCAGCACGAGGAAAAAGGGTGGGAATAAATCAGTAATCCAAGAAATCCTCCCTCGGCCCAGCATCAACAAACTACCGCCTCCACTCGAGGTCAACGCTATTGGAGATGCCCACTGTTGGATGACACCCATCTACAATTACCTCACACGAGACGAACTCCCGGCTGACCCGAAAGAGGCGACCACTGTCAAACGACGCGCATGCTC ACTCGGCGAGGCAAAGAGGGCATGGGTCGAGGAGCTACATAGCGTCCTATGGGCCTACCGCACGACACCACATTCTACCACCGGGGAAACCCCGTTCCGACTAACTTACGGCACCGAGGCAGTCATCCCGGTGGAGATACGGACGCCAACGAGGAGGACGGAGGAGCCCCTAGACGAGGAAATGAACGATGAGACCCTTAGAGCCGAGCTCGACCTAGTCGATGAGATACGTTCCGAAGCAGCTCTCCGGGAAACAACCCTCAAACAAAAAATAGCACTACGCCATGACGCGAAAGTCATAAAAAGAGAGTTCCAGGTCGGCACCCTGGTCCTCAGAAGAAACCAGAAAAACCCGAGAGAGGGCAAACTGGCGGCCAACTGGGAAGGCCCTTACCGCGTCCGCGACAAAACGAGCAACGGGGCCTATTACCTAGAAAACCTACAAGGAGAACAACTCGCTCGACCATGGAACGCAGAAAAACTTAGACAATATTACAGCTAA
- the LOC127073155 gene encoding acidic leucine-rich nuclear phosphoprotein 32-related protein 1 has protein sequence MKITEVLMEKVEENEVIVLSDNEEEYESVEKVVDDGEDSEEEEDDDDGDDDEEDNDDEDEEDDDATGAGDEDDEDDEGGAGEGARGGDPDDDDDDNDDDEDDDDDDDEDDEDEDPEEEEDLGTEYLVRPLGAAEEEEASSDFEPVENGVDEDEVEEDDVEEAEGDDDDDGEKKAAVVPPKRKRSGKDDSDDDDGGEDDVRPSKR, from the exons atGAAGATAACAGAGGTATTGATGGAGAAGGTTGAGGAAAACGAGGTTATCGTTTTGAGTGATAATGAGGAAGAGTATGAATCTGTTGAAAAAGTTGTAGATGATGGAGAAGAcagtgaagaagaagaagatgatgatgatggCGATGACGATGAAGAAGacaatgatgatgaggatgaGGAGGACGATGACGCTACTGGCGCTGGTGATGAAGACGACGAAGATGATGAAGGTGGAGCAGGTGAAGGTGCACGTGGTGGTGATCCGGATGACGACGATGATGATAATGAcgatgatgaagatgatgatgacGACGACGATGAGGATGATGAGGATGAGGATCCCGAGGAAGAG GAGGATTTGGGAACAGAGTACCTTGTCCGTCCTCTAGGTGCTGCTGAGGAGGAGGAGGCGTCAAGTGATTTTGAACCCGTGGAAAATGgtgttgatgaagatgaagtaGAAGAAGACGATGTTGAGGAAGCTGAAGGTGATGATGATGACGATGGTGAGAAGAAGGCTGCTGTGGTTCCACCGAAAAGAAAGAGGTCAGGCAAAGACGATTCAGATGATGATGATGGAGGAGAAGATGACGTCCGACCCTCTAAACGATAG